From Microbacterium sp. 10M-3C3:
TCCTCGGCGACGGTCGTGGTGTCCTCGGCACTCATGCGGTCACCGCAGTCGCACCGCGGTGGAACACGGCCAGGGCGTCGAGGAAGTCCTGCGACCAGTCCTCCACGTCGTGCTCGCGGACGCGTCGGCGCAGCGCCCGCATCCGCCGGCCCTGCTCGCTGCCCGGCATCTCGATCGCGCGCATGATGGCGTCCTTCAGTCCGTCGATGTCATGGGGGTTCACGAGGATCGCGCTGCCGAGCTCGTCGGCCGCGCCGGCGAACTCGCTCAGGACCAGCACGCCGCGGTTGTCGACCCGGCTCGCGACGTACTCTTTCGCGACGAGGTTCATGCCGTCGCGCAGCGCGGTGACGAGCATGACGTCGGCGGCGAGGTACAGCGCCACCATCTCCTCGCGCGGGTAGGCCTGATGGAGGTAGCGGATCGCGGTGTGCCCCATCGTGTCGTAGTCGCCGTTGATGCGGCCGACGGTGAGCTCGATCTCGTCGCGCAGCTGCACGTACGCGTCGACCCGCTCGCGGGAGGGACTGGCGACCTGCACGAGGGTGACGTCGTCGACCGACACGCGGCCGTCTTGAAGCAGCTCCCCGAAGGCCTTCATGCGATGGCGGATGCCCTTGGTGTAGTCGAGACGGTCGACCCCGAGGAGGATCTTCGACGGGTTCCCGAGGCTCTCGCGGATCTCGGCCGCGCGGGCCTGGATCTCGGGGCGCTGGGCGAGCTCGATGTACGAGTCGGCGTCGATCGAGATGGGGAAGGCCTTCGCCAGGGCCGTGCGCGTGCCGCCCTCCCCGTCGGGGACGGCGATGCCCGACGCCTTCGTCTCGTACCGCAGCTGGCGCCGCACGGCGCGGGCGAAGTTGCCCGCGTCGGCCACGCGCTGGAAGCCGATGACGTCGGCGCCCAGGAGTCCCTCGAGCACCTGCCGGCGCCACGGCAGCTGCGAGTACAGGCCGTATGCCGGGAACGGGATGTGGTGGAAATAGCCGATCGTCAGGTCGGGGCGCGCCTGGCGCAGCATTCGCGGGACGAGCTGGAGCTGGTAGTCCTGCACCCACACGATCGCGTTGTCGGCCGCCGCCTTCGCCGCTGCATCCGCGAACCGCTGGTTCACCGCGACGTACGCGTCCCACCACTGCCGCTTGAAGCGGGGAGCCGCGATCACGTCGTGGTAGAGCGGCCAGATGGTGTCGTTGGAGAAGCCCTCGTAGTAGTCCTGCACCTCGTCGGCGCTCAGCGGCACCGGGACGAGGTGCATGCCGTCGAACTCGAACGGCTCGAGCTCGAGTCCGGGGCGCCCCGCCCACCCGACCCACGCCCCGTCGGCCTTGCGCATGACCGGCTCGAGAGCGGTGACGAGACCGCCCGGCGACCGGCGCCATGCGTCGTCGCCCTCGGCGTCCGCGACGCGATCGACGGGGAGGCGATTGGCGACGACCACGAACTCGGCCTGGGACACGGGGGCTCCTCGGATGGGGGTTCGTTTCAGGCTAACAGCGGCGTCGCGGCTCGTCGGGGCCGGTGCCGTGTCAAGCCCGACCGCGCTACCCTTGGCGCCCCGCTAGCGTGGGCACATGCGCAGATACCTCTTCGGCACGGGTCTCATCACGGCGATCTCGGGCGGCGCGACGCTGCTGCGCAGTCTGCGCAACCACGAGCCCTTCACGTGGCGCACGGCCCTCGCTTGGGCGAGCTGGGCGATCTCGCTGGCCCTGGCGATCGGCGCCGTGCGCGACACGCGTCGGGCCCGCCGCGGTCACACCGTGCCGGGAGACTCCCCGGTGTCGGGCAAGGAGAAGAAGCTCGTCCGCAGCCGCGTCCGCCGCCGCTGACGGCCGAAGGCGCCCTTCCCCCGCGGCGCATCACGTGTGCGCGCCGCCGACGGCGAGGACGCCGCCCAGACCGATCATCATGGCGCCGCCGGTTGCCGACAGCGCCGACACGCGACGCGGTGACCGCGCGAACCAGGCACGTGCGGTGCCCACGGCGAGCGCCCACACGCTGTCGCTGAGCAGCGCGAGCGCCTCGAAGACCATCCCGAGCACGAGCAGCTGCAGCCACACCGGGCCGGCGTCGGTGGCGACGAACTGCGGGAGCACGGCGACGAAGAAGGCGATGGTCTTGGGGTTCGTGAGGCCCACGAGGAATCCCTGACCGAGCAGCCGCCACGTCGAGCCCGGGGCGACGTCTCCGACGGATGCGGCGGCGTGGCGATGGCGGATCGCCTGCACGCCCAGCCACACCAGGTACAGCGCTCCGGCGATCTTGACGATGGTGAGGGCCACGATCGACGACGCCACGATCGCGCCCACGCCGAGGGCGACCGCGACGACGGCCGGGATCGTGCCGAGGGCATTGCCGACGACGCTCAGCACCCCCGCCCGGCGGCCGAGCGCGATCGAGCGGCCGATGACGAAGAGGACGCTCGGGCCCGGGATCACGATGATCACGAGCGACGTCGCGAGGAACGCGGCGAGCAGTTCGGGCGAGGGCACGACCGCATCATGCCGCATCCGGGCGCTCAGCGCCTCCCGGACGGAGCGCCGCACACCCATACCTTAGCTATATATCGCTGGTATGCTTTTCTCCATGACCCGTGAAGACGACCTCCTGCGGCTCGTGGTCGCGGCGCACGCGCTCACCCGCGTGGCCGCGAACGAGACGCGGAACGAAGCGCCCTCCGCGCAGTGGCGCACGCTGCGCATCCTCCGCGAGCACGGCCCGCAGCGCCTGGGCGAGCTCGCCACGATCAGCCGTGTGAGCCAGCCGGGCATGACCCGCCTCATCGGGCAGATGGTGAGCGCGGGGCTCGTCTCGCGCGACGCCGACCCGAGCGACGCCCGCGTGCAGATCGTCGGGATCACCGACGCCGGCATCGATGCGCTGGACGTATGGCTCGACCAGCTGCGCGGTGCGCTCGCCCCGCACTTCACCGACCTCGACGACGCCGGGTGGGCGGCCATCGCGACCGCCGCCGACGCCCTCGACGCGGCGACCCGCATTCCGGAGGTCGTGCGATGAGCGGCGCACCCACCGCGAGCGTCTGGCGTCAGCCCGCCCAGGTGTGGGCCGTGGCGTTCGCGTGCGTCGTGGCGTTCATGGGCATCGGTCTGGTCGATCCGATCCTCCCCGCGATCGCCGAGTCGCTGCAGGCCTCCCCCACCGAGACCGAGCTGCTCTTCACGAGCTACCTGCTCGTCACCGGCGCCGCGATGCTCGTGACGAGCTGGGTGTCCAGCCGCATCGGCGCCAAGGCCACGCTCATGGCGGGCCTCGCACTCGTGCTCGTGTTCTCCCTGCTGTGCGCCCTCAGCGGCTCGGTCGACGCCGTCATCGGCTTCCGCGCCGGATGGGGGCTCGGCAATGCGCTGTTCATCTCCACCGCGCTCGCGACGATCGTCGGCGCAGCCTCCGGCGGCAGCGCCGCGGCGATCATGCTGTACGAAGCCGCCCTGGGCCTCGGCATCGCGATCGGCCCGCTGCTCGGCGGCATCCTCGGCGAGGTCAGCTGGCGGGGGCCGTTCTTCGGCGTCGTCGCTCTCATGGCCATCGCATTCATCGGCGTCGCGGTGCTGCTGCGCGGCCCGCGCGAGGCCCGCGCGCGCTTCGCGTTCTCCGCGCCCTTCCGCGCGCTCGGCCGGCCGGCCCTGGCCGTGCTCGCCGTCGCCGCGCTGTTCTACAACATCGGCTTCTTCGTGCTGCTGGCGTTCTCCCCCTTCCCGCTCGGCTTCGGCGCCCTCGGCATCGGATTCACGTTCTTCGGCTGGGGCATCGCCCTGGCGATCACGAGCGTGTGGGGCGCGCCGCTGCTCCTGCGGCGCGTGAACCGCACGACCGCGATGCTCATCGTCCTGCCCGTGCTCGCCGTGGACCTCGTGGTGGCCGGTTTCGTCGCGGGCTCCCCCGCCGCGCTCGTCGTGTGCATCATCGTCGGCGGCCTGCTCCTCGGCCTCATGAACACGATCCTCACCGAGTCGGTCATGGAGGCCACCGACCTCCCGCGCTCGGTCGCGAGCTCAGCGTACTCCGCGGTCCGCTTCCTCGGCGGTGCCGCCGCGCCGCCGCTGGCGGCCCTGCTGTGGCACGCCTTCGACGTCACGGTGCCCTACGTCGTGGCCGCCGCATCCGTGCTGATCGCCGCCGCCGTGATCGCACTCGGCCGCCGCGCCCTGGGCCGCATCGACGGCCGCGACGCGGATGCAGCGGAAGAGGGCGCCGCGGTCCTCGTGGGCGACGCGGCCTGACTTCAGCGCGCTCGCCAGCGCTCGGCCAGGTGGGCGCGACGCTCCGCCGGCATCTGCGTCCAACGGATGCCGGCGAGCGCGCCTTCCAGGGCGAGATACGTGTGGGCGCAATCGCGTCGGCCTGCCGCCTCCAGCCGCCGCGCCGCATCCAGCGCACCCAGGCGGCGAAGGCCCTCCAGGTCGCCGATCCCCACACCCCTGAGGTCGGCGGCGAGGGCAGGTCCGATGTTCTCGGCATCCTCCAGGGCGGTCACGGTTCCTCCTCGGTCCGCGCGAGCGCCGGCGCTCGCGTGTCATCCGTCAGGCCGATCACGTTGCCCCACGCGTCGGCGTACTCCACCGCCCAGCCCGTGCGCACGGGGAACGGCGGCGCGAGGCTCGCGAGCGGGAGGCTCTCGGCGGCGCGTCGGAGCAGCTTGTCGAAGCCGAGAATCCTCATCACGATGCCCATTCCTCGAGTCCGAACAGGACGACGGCGTCGTCGAACGCATCCGCCAGGCGACGAAGACGCTCTGGCTCATGACGCTGAGCCCGCAGTGTTCCGGGTCCGGCATGGGGCGCCTGCGAGAGGACGGCCAGACCCTCCGCTCGCAACGCGATCGTCCTGCGACGCCGATCGGAGGTGTCCACGCTCACATCGACAAGTCCGCGCTCCTCCAGTCGCGCCAGCGACTGCCCCAAGGTGGCCGGATGCATGTCGAGCCGGCTTCGCAGCTGCGCGAGCGGCCACGCGTCGCGCTCGCCGATGATGCGCAGGAGCGCCAGCTGCTCACCCGTCAGCCCGAGCTGAGATCGGATGTGCGCCCCCAGCGCCTGGGTGGCCCGCTGCAGTCGATACCACGCTCGGATGGCGTCGACGGCTTCGGGCTGGGGTTCGTTCACGAATTTATTATGTGTCACATAATATTCCCGATGCACGCACGCTGACGAACGTCAGAGCCTGAATCTATGCTCGGGTCCCGGCCGGAGAGAGGAAGCGGTCTCCGTGCGCGTGATCCACGTGGCGACGCATTCGTGGCTCGTGCTGAGCGGTGCGATGCAGCCCCGGTTCCTCATCGTCTACGGTCCGGCGGTGCACCGCCCCACCGGCGAGACGCTCATGCGGTACCGCATCGACCGGCACGCGCTCGAGCGCGCGCACCGCCGTCCGCTCGCGTGGCTGGAGACGTACGCGGAGGCCGAGGACTGGTGCCACCGTCAGCTCGAGACTCCCGAGATGACGGCGCCGCTGCGTGCGGACTACGGCTCCACGGTCACGCCCGAGGAGCAGCGACGACGGTGGGAGGCGGGGCTGGACCCCCGCACGGGTCTCCCGAGACGTGAGTCGCCCGGCCGTCCGGGGTGACCTGATCCGACCATGCGAAACGCCCCGCGGATCATGTCCGGCCGGGGCGTTTCGGTGCTGGTGCACCCCCTGGGACTCGAACCCAGAACCCACTGATTAAGAGTCAGTTGCTCTGCCGATTGAGCTAGAGGTGCAGGCTTTCGGCTGGTCGGGACAGACCCGGCGAACCGAGGGTCCACGTTACCATCCTTGACGTCGCCGCCGCGAATCGGGCCGCGACGTCCCGGTATCCTGGACCCGTGCCCCCCGCAGACCCGTCGCGCGCCGCGTCCGAGAGCCGCTACGCCGACGATCTCGCGCTGGCACTGCGACTGGCAGATGCCGCGGACGCCGTCTCCATGGCGCGTTTCGATGCCGCCGACCTCGACGTCTCGGCCAAGCCCGACGCGTCCTTCGTCACCGAGGCCGACCTCGCCACCGAGCGCGCGATCCGCGCGATCCTGGACGCGGAGCGACCCGACGACGCCGTGCTCGGCGAGGAGTACGGATCATCCGGAGGCAGTGCTCGCCGTTGGGTGATCGATCCGATCGACGGCACCCACAACTATCTGCGCGGCATCCCGGTGTGGGCGACGCTCATCGCGCTCACCGTCGACGGCGCACCGGTCGTCGGGGTCGTGAGCCAGCCCGCGCTCGGGCGCCGATGGTGGGCGGCCGAGGGCGCCGGCGCGTGGACCGACTCCCCCGCGGGCCGCCGCCGCATCCGCGTGTCCGACGTGGCAGAGCTCGACCGGGCGAGCGTGAGCTTCCAGAGCATCGAGCAGTGGGAGGGCGCCGGCCACCTGCCCGCACTCCTGGAACTGTCACGACGCGTGTGGCGCGACCGGGGCTACGGCGACGCACTGCCGTACATGTGGCTCGCGGAAGGCCGCCTCGAACTCGTCGCCGAGTTCGACGTCAAGGAGTACGACATCGCGGCCATCGCGCCGATCGTGACGGAGGCTGGTGGGCGGTTCAGCGCCTACGACGGCAGCGCGAGCCTCACGGCGGGCTCATCGCTCGCGACCAACGGTCTGTTGCATGATGCCTTCCTCTCCCTGCTGCAGGAAGCCGACGCCCAGGAGGCCGCGCGATGAACCGCCGACACTCGACGCTGATCGCCGCGGCGGCCCTCGCGCCGGCGCTCGCGCTGACCCTCGCCGCGTGCGGTGCGGAGAACAAGCCGGATACGGTTCCGACGACACTCGCCCCGCCGACCGCGGTCGCGACGTCGCCGGCGCCCTCCCCCACGCGCACGACGGCGACGCCCGACGCCGACCCCGCGTGCGAGACGATCCTCCCCGAAGACACGGTCGCCGACTTCGAGCAGGTGGGCTGGACCGCGCAGGCAGACGTCTTCCGCATCGGTGGCACCGAGGTGCCCGGCGGCATCCAGTGCACGTGGGGCGACTACACGGTGGCGACCGACCATGTCCAGGTCTTCGGCTGGGCGCCGATCGACGATTCCGACGCCGAGGCCGCCGAGCAGCAGCTCGTCTCGGAGGGATGGCGCCGCGAAGAGGGTAACGGCGGGGTCTATGTCACCGAGAGCGCCGAGTCGGCGATCGCGACCGACGAGGACGGCTACGGCTTCACCTACTTCTTCGGCGACGGATTCGTGAAGGTCTCCGACACCAAGCAGGGTCTCATCCTCATCGAGTGGCCGCCGAAGTGAGCGACCTGTTCGGCGACTCGGTCGCGTACCGGGACTGGGAGCCGACCAAGGAGACCCTGCACCGCTTCGTCCAGGTGGTCGGGAAGCTCCGCCTCGCGCTGAGCGCACGGCGCAATCACTGGTGGAACGTCCCCTTCCACCTGACGGCGTCGGGGATCACGACGCGACCGATGGGCACGCATCCGACCTTCACCGTCGACTTCGATTACATCGACCACCGGCTGCACGTCGGCACGACCGGCGGTGCGCGTTCGTCCTTCTCCCTCGTCGGGCGCTCCGTCGCCGACTTCCACGCCGCACTCGTCCAGTCGCTGAGCGACGTGGGCGTCGATCCCGCACCGATCCTGGATGCGACGCCTTTCGACCTGCCGGATCGCGCGCGGCGCTTCGCCGACGATCACGAGCACGCCGCGTACGATCCCGCAGCGGCGACGACGGCCTTCCGGATGCTCAGCGACGCGAATCTCGTGCTCGAGGAGTTCTGCGGGCGCTTCTCGGGCAAGACCAGCCCGGTGCATCATTTCTGGCACACGTTCGATATCGCCGCGACACGGTTCTCCGACGTCGCGGTCGATCACACGCCCGCGGTCGACGGCGTCACGCGCGAGGCCTATTCGCGCGAGGTGATCAGCTTCGGGTTCTGGTTCGGCGACCAAAGCGTGCCCGAGCCCGCGTTCTACTCGTACACGTCGCCGGAGCCGGACCGGCTGGCGCAAGCGCCGCTTCCCGTGGGCGCGGCGTGGCTCGAGCGTGGATCGTCGCACCTCGCGGTGTACCCGCTCGCGGTGGCGCAGGCATCCGGCGACCCGCGCGTCGCGGTCCTCGACTTCTTCGAAGCGGCGTACCGCGCGGGCGCCGAGCGGGCAGGGTGGGACATCGACCGCTATGCGTGCGTGGACGGCGCCACCGATCCGCTGCGCGCGCCGACGGCCGGCGCGAAGTGACGGAATCTGCCGCGGCGCTGACGCGGGTTGCGGGAGTCGTCGTCCGCGACGCGACCTGGCGCGAGCGACGCGGACTCCCCCGCAGCGACCGGCACGCGGCGCTCGCGGTGAGCGTGCCGTCGGCAGGTCTGTTCATCCTGCCGGCCGCTACGCTGCGCCGCACGACGGCGGCGCCCGTGCGGATCGCCACCGACCCGAGCGGGACGGCGGCGCTGTGGCTCGTGGGCTACGAGGCGTACATCGTCACCGACCCCGCGATCGACGGCGTCGCACTGCTCGAGATGCGTGAGGTCATCGACCGCGACCGCCGCAGCAGGGCGTGACGCCGCTGCGTCGGCCCCTGGTCAGTCCGGCAGGGTGACCTGGCTGAGCACGAAGGTCGCACCCTGCGGGTCTGCGATCGTCGCCTCGCGGGTGTACTGCGACGAGGTGGTATCGCGCACCGCACCGCCGAGCTTCTCGGCGTCGGCGACGGATGCGTCGAGATCTGTCACGACGAAGCGCACACCCCAGCGGGCGGGTGTGGTGCCGTCTTCGGCCAGCGCGGCCACGACGTCGGCGAAGCCCTCGGGCGCCTTGCCGCGCTGTCTCTCGAAGATCTCGGGGTCGGCCGTGGCGGCGAGACGATCGCCGTAGCCGGGCAGCCGGATCATCCCGGCGCCCACGTCGGGGTCGACGACCCAGGCGAACACCTCCCCGTAGAAGCGCAGGGCGGCCTCGCCGTTGTGGGTGTGCAGATCGGTGAACGCCCACGCGTTGGGCTGGTTGACGATCTGCGCACCGAGTCGGCGCTTTGCCTGCCACAGCCGGAAGACCGCTCCCTGCGGATCGCGGACGGTCGCGAGGCGTCCGCCGGGACCGGCGTCTTCGGGACCTTCGACCACCTCGGCGCCCGCTTCGGCCACGATCCTCGCGCTCGCGTCGACGTCGTCGCACGCGATGTAGCTCATCCACGACGCGGTGGAGTCGGCGGCCGGCGCGATCGCGGCTGCATCCTGACCATCCAGCGTGGCGATGACGTACGAACCGGGCGCACCCGGCGGCATCGCGTCGTGGAACTGCCAGCCGAACAGTCCGCCGTAAAAGGACTGCGAGGCTTCGCTGTCGGGCGTGGCGAGGTCGACCCAGCACGGGACGCCCTCGGGGTAACGACGCGGTTCTGACATGTCGGTGAAGCTAGCGCCGCCCACCGACACGGAGAAGTCCCTTCACGTCGGCTCGGTGGTGCGCACGCGATCGGCTGAGGGATCCCATACGCTCGGGTGGCATGTGGCGGGACTTCGACATGCCCCTCGAGCGAGCGCACGAATACGCCGGCCAGTCGCAGGTGAGCATCGATGCGCTGCCATCCACCTTGAATTCATTCAGTCGTTCTGAGGCCGTCGAGATTGCCGAGGACTGGCTGGCGTTCTTTCGGACCGCGACCTCGATCACAGACCTGCAGATATCGAGTCGGGCAACCGACGAGACGCTCGCCGCGCTCTCGCTGCAGACTCAGTTGACGTCGCTACAGCTGCGATTCGGGCCATACACCGACCTGGCCCCGCTCGCACGTCTCGATCGGCTCGAGGAGCTCGTCCTTCAAGGTGCTACCGGAATTAGCGACCTCGGGCCGCTGCGACAGCTTCCGAGGCTTCGCCGACTCTGGATCGAGGATGCGCGCAGACTGAATGACTTTTCGCCTCTTGCCGGGCTGGATCTCGAAGAGCTGACGGTCACCTGCAGCATCAACGGGGCTCGGTGGGACGTCAAATCACTCGCATTCATCGTCGAACTCCCTCGCCTGCGCAAGTTTTTCTGGGTTCCACGCCTGGCAGATCTCGACTACTCCCCCGCACTGTCGTTGACGGATGCTGATTCTGTCTACATCGCGCCGGTCCGTAACATGCAACCTTCGGCCGTCGATCTGGAGTGGGCGCTACCCGGCATACGCGCTCGCCTGCATGAACGTGGAGTACATCGCATCCCGGTCGTCTCGAGTGACGGCCATGTCGCCATCCTCACAAACGACGTGACGGGCCGGACAGTCTGGGACGCGCCGACCGAAGACGAGGAGCGGGCCGCGCGAGAGCCTCGGCCCATCGGTCGGGCTCCGATCACAGGCATCGTCAGCGGGACGACGTATCGAACCGTCAGCACATCGGCCCGGATGCGCACCGAGCGCCTGCGGTGTCGTCTCGAAACGCCGCCGGGGCAGGCGCGATTCGGCATCCCTGATCGAGAGCAGACCATCGGGGAGTATCGCTTCACGGGTCCTGCTTCGGGCCCGCTGTTGGTGTGGGATGCGCCCGTCAACGACGGAGCCGACAGCGCCTCGCGAGAGGACTTCGCGGGCAATCTAGAGACCCGCCCGTTTCCACCGCCCGATCCCGACTGGTTCGCCGACAGCGCGTCGACGCCGCCGTTGCCGCCCGCCGAGATGTGGTCGATGCTGTCGGATATCGTCGCGTCGCTCGACCTCGACGACTTCTCGGCTGCGGTAGCTCGCCTGACCGCGTGCAGCCCGGACGCAGTTCTCGCGTGGGTCCACACCTTCGACGACCACGCAGCGCGCCTGAGACCGTCGATCGATGCGATCATCGCTGGGTTCGGCCTCCCACCCGAGGAGTCGTTCTCGTTGATCGGAGCGGTGATGGCTCAGGGTGAGACGGCATGGCAAGCCGTCGTCGACGATCGGGAGGCGTTTGCATTCGAGTGGCGCACCGCGACGGGAGACGCCTTGCTGGACGTCGGCGCCTCCGCGGTTCAGACACACTTTCCCGCGGCGCGCCGACTGGTCAGTCCACTCACGCCGTGGGCCGACGATCTCCGGCGCATCATCCCGGCGTGGGCGGAGGAAGAGATCGAGAGCAATCGGTGGTTTCTGCCCGTGCGCGCCCACGTTGAGGCCGAAGGGGTGATCCGCGAGCGGGTCGTGCTCGTCGACATGGAGGTCTACGACGCCGCGGACGCCGCGGTCCAGGCGATGCACTCCTTCGGCGGCACTGTCATCGCTGGTCCGGAGCTGTCTGCGGGTGTCGTGCCCGGGCTGGACAGACTGCACCTCGTGTACACAGTCAGAAAGTGGCGGGGGACGACGCGCGCTTAGGTCGGCTCGGTCGTCCGCACGAGCCCGCACGTGACGCACGACCACGCCACGAGGAAGCGCTCGTCGTCGAGGATCTCGAATCGCAGCGGATCGCCGCACGTCGGGCAGCTCCGCGGGTCGAACGCCGGCGTGCTCACCCGGAGAGCATAGGTCCTCCTCGTCCGCGGATGTCATCGTTCAGTCCCCCGGGGGTGTGATCGTCGGCGATCCCGCGTAGTTTGACGCGCAAGAAGAGGAGGTGCCATGGCGACGTTGAACATCGACGGGTTTGCCTCGTGAAGAGGGCTTCAGCGTCATGCGCGATCTCGCCGCGAGGGATTCCGTGCCGGACACGGTGTTCCCGGTCGACTCCTCGAAGCCGATCGCCTTCGCGATCCGTCATCAGCAGCTCGCCGACGTCGTCGTTACGAAGGTGCGGGCGGGCAACTACGCCGCCGTCCGCGGCGAGGGACTGGTTCGTCACTCGGAGCCCCGTGTCATCCTCCAGGTGCCGAAGCATCCGGTCGCGACGGAGCAACGTGGTCATCAGGTGCGCAGCGGAACAGGATCGGTCGGCTCGACGAGACGGAGTCCGAAGCCGTCGCCGGACCGACGGCGGAGTTCGCCCGCCTGCTGTTGGCCGCCGCATCCGGAGACGACGCCGCGACACGACGGCCGCTCGATGAGACGCTCGGCACGCGCATCATGCACGGCACGATACGGGCGCCGCACGGACGACGAAGGGCCCGGAGGCTGCGTGCGCACGCAGCATCCGGGCCCTTCGTCTATGACAGCGGCTCGTGGAGATGGGGGGAATCGAACCCCCGTCCATCGCTGGGATATCGCGGCTTCTCCGGGCGCAGTCTGCGAGTGCGTTCTGCTCGGCCCCGACCTTTGTCACAGACACCTAAGTCGACGGGCCCAGCCTGGGAAGAGTCCCGCGTGACGTCCAGGCGCCGTCACACAGCAAGATCCCTAGATGGCGCCAGGGTCCGTGTCGGGATCGACCACGGTCTGACGGACTATCGGGCTCGCTTAGGCAGCGAGGGCGAAGTCAGTGCGCTTGGATTCGGCACTTATTGGTTTACAGGGAGCGTTTACGAGATAACCCTGCATCCTCGGCCCGCTTCACGCGAATTCGCAGGCGATGTCGAAACCGATCATCCCCGTGGTCCTCCGTGGAGGCGGCCGCTGTCACGCTGTGGAGTTGTGTGTCCGGATGCTGCTGCATCCGAGCATCACAGACT
This genomic window contains:
- the otsA gene encoding alpha,alpha-trehalose-phosphate synthase (UDP-forming), with the protein product MSQAEFVVVANRLPVDRVADAEGDDAWRRSPGGLVTALEPVMRKADGAWVGWAGRPGLELEPFEFDGMHLVPVPLSADEVQDYYEGFSNDTIWPLYHDVIAAPRFKRQWWDAYVAVNQRFADAAAKAAADNAIVWVQDYQLQLVPRMLRQARPDLTIGYFHHIPFPAYGLYSQLPWRRQVLEGLLGADVIGFQRVADAGNFARAVRRQLRYETKASGIAVPDGEGGTRTALAKAFPISIDADSYIELAQRPEIQARAAEIRESLGNPSKILLGVDRLDYTKGIRHRMKAFGELLQDGRVSVDDVTLVQVASPSRERVDAYVQLRDEIELTVGRINGDYDTMGHTAIRYLHQAYPREEMVALYLAADVMLVTALRDGMNLVAKEYVASRVDNRGVLVLSEFAGAADELGSAILVNPHDIDGLKDAIMRAIEMPGSEQGRRMRALRRRVREHDVEDWSQDFLDALAVFHRGATAVTA
- a CDS encoding LysE family translocator, whose product is MRHDAVVPSPELLAAFLATSLVIIVIPGPSVLFVIGRSIALGRRAGVLSVVGNALGTIPAVVAVALGVGAIVASSIVALTIVKIAGALYLVWLGVQAIRHRHAAASVGDVAPGSTWRLLGQGFLVGLTNPKTIAFFVAVLPQFVATDAGPVWLQLLVLGMVFEALALLSDSVWALAVGTARAWFARSPRRVSALSATGGAMMIGLGGVLAVGGAHT
- a CDS encoding MarR family transcriptional regulator, which produces MTREDDLLRLVVAAHALTRVAANETRNEAPSAQWRTLRILREHGPQRLGELATISRVSQPGMTRLIGQMVSAGLVSRDADPSDARVQIVGITDAGIDALDVWLDQLRGALAPHFTDLDDAGWAAIATAADALDAATRIPEVVR
- a CDS encoding MFS transporter, which gives rise to MSGAPTASVWRQPAQVWAVAFACVVAFMGIGLVDPILPAIAESLQASPTETELLFTSYLLVTGAAMLVTSWVSSRIGAKATLMAGLALVLVFSLLCALSGSVDAVIGFRAGWGLGNALFISTALATIVGAASGGSAAAIMLYEAALGLGIAIGPLLGGILGEVSWRGPFFGVVALMAIAFIGVAVLLRGPREARARFAFSAPFRALGRPALAVLAVAALFYNIGFFVLLAFSPFPLGFGALGIGFTFFGWGIALAITSVWGAPLLLRRVNRTTAMLIVLPVLAVDLVVAGFVAGSPAALVVCIIVGGLLLGLMNTILTESVMEATDLPRSVASSAYSAVRFLGGAAAPPLAALLWHAFDVTVPYVVAAASVLIAAAVIALGRRALGRIDGRDADAAEEGAAVLVGDAA
- a CDS encoding TfoX/Sxy family DNA transformation protein, with amino-acid sequence MTALEDAENIGPALAADLRGVGIGDLEGLRRLGALDAARRLEAAGRRDCAHTYLALEGALAGIRWTQMPAERRAHLAERWRAR
- a CDS encoding MarR family transcriptional regulator, translated to MNEPQPEAVDAIRAWYRLQRATQALGAHIRSQLGLTGEQLALLRIIGERDAWPLAQLRSRLDMHPATLGQSLARLEERGLVDVSVDTSDRRRRTIALRAEGLAVLSQAPHAGPGTLRAQRHEPERLRRLADAFDDAVVLFGLEEWAS
- a CDS encoding inositol monophosphatase family protein; protein product: MPPADPSRAASESRYADDLALALRLADAADAVSMARFDAADLDVSAKPDASFVTEADLATERAIRAILDAERPDDAVLGEEYGSSGGSARRWVIDPIDGTHNYLRGIPVWATLIALTVDGAPVVGVVSQPALGRRWWAAEGAGAWTDSPAGRRRIRVSDVAELDRASVSFQSIEQWEGAGHLPALLELSRRVWRDRGYGDALPYMWLAEGRLELVAEFDVKEYDIAAIAPIVTEAGGRFSAYDGSASLTAGSSLATNGLLHDAFLSLLQEADAQEAAR
- a CDS encoding DUF5996 family protein, producing MAAEVSDLFGDSVAYRDWEPTKETLHRFVQVVGKLRLALSARRNHWWNVPFHLTASGITTRPMGTHPTFTVDFDYIDHRLHVGTTGGARSSFSLVGRSVADFHAALVQSLSDVGVDPAPILDATPFDLPDRARRFADDHEHAAYDPAAATTAFRMLSDANLVLEEFCGRFSGKTSPVHHFWHTFDIAATRFSDVAVDHTPAVDGVTREAYSREVISFGFWFGDQSVPEPAFYSYTSPEPDRLAQAPLPVGAAWLERGSSHLAVYPLAVAQASGDPRVAVLDFFEAAYRAGAERAGWDIDRYACVDGATDPLRAPTAGAK
- a CDS encoding VOC family protein gives rise to the protein MSEPRRYPEGVPCWVDLATPDSEASQSFYGGLFGWQFHDAMPPGAPGSYVIATLDGQDAAAIAPAADSTASWMSYIACDDVDASARIVAEAGAEVVEGPEDAGPGGRLATVRDPQGAVFRLWQAKRRLGAQIVNQPNAWAFTDLHTHNGEAALRFYGEVFAWVVDPDVGAGMIRLPGYGDRLAATADPEIFERQRGKAPEGFADVVAALAEDGTTPARWGVRFVVTDLDASVADAEKLGGAVRDTTSSQYTREATIADPQGATFVLSQVTLPD